In Microbacterium cremeum, a genomic segment contains:
- a CDS encoding metallophosphoesterase yields MPSRVSRGVAPALTALGVVGAVGAAAAVWGIGVERYLFTVRFHEVPVLPSGAAPVRVLHLSDAHMAPWQHRKQNWIAALAELQPDLVVNTGDNMGHVDGLRGLRAAFDPLRGIPGVFVHGSNDHAAPSPRNPFKYFTGPSKGKHTSEPLDTDALDGYLTDELGWLDLNNAAASLDAGGLRIDAFGVSDAHRGWDDLEVLPGRLEALRAAGAPADLTIGVTHAPYRRVLDAFIDLGAEALFAGHTHGGQVRVPGFGALVANCDIPLKQARGLSRWSHGGGSVPLNVSAGLGHSIYAPVRFACRPEASLLTLVARN; encoded by the coding sequence GTGCCCTCGCGAGTATCTCGAGGCGTCGCACCCGCCCTCACCGCGCTCGGCGTGGTGGGGGCGGTCGGCGCTGCCGCGGCGGTGTGGGGCATCGGCGTCGAGCGCTACCTCTTCACCGTTCGGTTCCATGAGGTTCCGGTGCTGCCCTCCGGCGCGGCGCCGGTGCGCGTGCTGCACCTGTCCGACGCGCACATGGCGCCGTGGCAGCACCGCAAGCAGAACTGGATCGCTGCGCTCGCCGAGCTCCAGCCCGACCTCGTGGTGAACACCGGCGACAACATGGGTCACGTCGACGGGCTGCGTGGGCTTCGGGCGGCGTTCGACCCGCTGCGCGGCATCCCGGGCGTCTTCGTCCACGGTTCGAACGACCACGCCGCGCCGTCGCCGCGCAACCCGTTCAAGTACTTCACGGGTCCGTCGAAGGGGAAGCACACCTCCGAACCGCTCGACACCGACGCACTCGACGGCTACCTCACCGATGAGCTCGGCTGGCTCGACCTCAACAACGCGGCGGCATCGCTGGATGCCGGAGGCCTGCGCATCGATGCCTTCGGGGTCAGCGACGCCCACCGCGGGTGGGACGACCTCGAGGTGCTGCCCGGACGGCTCGAGGCGCTCCGCGCCGCCGGGGCACCGGCCGACCTCACGATCGGTGTCACGCACGCGCCGTACCGCCGCGTGCTCGATGCGTTCATCGACCTCGGGGCCGAGGCACTGTTCGCCGGCCACACGCACGGTGGCCAGGTGCGGGTGCCGGGCTTCGGCGCGCTCGTCGCCAACTGCGACATCCCGCTGAAGCAGGCGCGCGGCCTCAGCAGGTGGTCGCACGGCGGCGGCTCAGTACCGCTCAACGTCAGTGCCGGCCTCGGCCACTCGATCTACGCCCCCGTGCGGTTCGCGTGCCGCCCCGAGGCCTCCCTGCTGACGCTCGTCGCAAGGAACTGA